The Mangifera indica cultivar Alphonso chromosome 8, CATAS_Mindica_2.1, whole genome shotgun sequence genome has a window encoding:
- the LOC123222861 gene encoding uncharacterized protein LOC123222861 isoform X3 has translation MLAIQRAIRWMCTSADAPRVTRFSLNAPKNVELEYANGSKFSLSAEFLRVYSPAVDGKIRSVGGEKVIFGRRHVGIMSAEPVGNYGDSF, from the exons ATGTTAGCGATTCAGAGAGCGATACGATGGATGTGTACTAGCGCGGATGCTCCACGTGTCACTCGCTTCTCTCTTAACGCACCCAAGAAC GTAGAACTGGAATATGCTAATGGTAGTAAATTTAGTTTGTCAGCTGAATTTCTAAGAGTATACAGCCCGGCAGTTGATGGCAAGATTAGGTCAGTTGGGGGTGAAAAG GTAATATTTGGGCGGCGTCATGTTGGCATCATGTCTGCTGAGCCTGTGGGAAACTACGGG GATAGTTTTTGA
- the LOC123222861 gene encoding uncharacterized protein LOC123222861 isoform X1 — MLAIQRAIRWMCTSADAPRVTRFSLNAPKNVELEYANGSKFSLSAEFLRVYSPAVDGKIRSVGGEKVIFGRRHVGIMSAEPVGNYGVRIVFDDLHKTGIYPWDYFYYLGSNKFSLMRNYLKTLKKHGLSRDPQKRK; from the exons ATGTTAGCGATTCAGAGAGCGATACGATGGATGTGTACTAGCGCGGATGCTCCACGTGTCACTCGCTTCTCTCTTAACGCACCCAAGAAC GTAGAACTGGAATATGCTAATGGTAGTAAATTTAGTTTGTCAGCTGAATTTCTAAGAGTATACAGCCCGGCAGTTGATGGCAAGATTAGGTCAGTTGGGGGTGAAAAG GTAATATTTGGGCGGCGTCATGTTGGCATCATGTCTGCTGAGCCTGTGGGAAACTACGGGGTAAG GATAGTTTTTGACGATTTGCATAAAACTGGGATCTATCCATGGGATTATTTCTATTATCTTGGGAGCAACAAGTTTAGCCTCATGAGAAATTATCTCAAAACACTAAAGAAGCATGGACTCAGTCGAGATCCACAAAAACGAAAATGA
- the LOC123222861 gene encoding uncharacterized protein LOC123222861 isoform X2 — protein sequence MLAIQRAIRWMCTSADAPRVTRFSLNAPKNVELEYANGSKFSLSAEFLRVYSPAVDGKIRSVGGEKVIFGRRHVGIMSAEPVGNYGFLTICIKLGSIHGIISIILGATSLAS from the exons ATGTTAGCGATTCAGAGAGCGATACGATGGATGTGTACTAGCGCGGATGCTCCACGTGTCACTCGCTTCTCTCTTAACGCACCCAAGAAC GTAGAACTGGAATATGCTAATGGTAGTAAATTTAGTTTGTCAGCTGAATTTCTAAGAGTATACAGCCCGGCAGTTGATGGCAAGATTAGGTCAGTTGGGGGTGAAAAG GTAATATTTGGGCGGCGTCATGTTGGCATCATGTCTGCTGAGCCTGTGGGAAACTACGGG TTTTTGACGATTTGCATAAAACTGGGATCTATCCATGGGATTATTTCTATTATCTTGGGAGCAACAAGTTTAGCCTCATGA
- the LOC123224412 gene encoding myb-related protein 315-like, whose amino-acid sequence MGRQPCCDKIGLKRGPWTIEEDHKLMNFILYNGIHCWRRVPKLAGLLRCGKSCRLRWINYLRPDLKRGAFTEAEEDQIIQIHSRLGNRWSKIASHFPGRTDNEIKNHWNTRIKKRLKLLGSDPVTHKPIDKIEENISKTPAEEKVEEEINIPEEKVEVKEEAKLITMDDTASLLNNYDMLCGNLEMGSILFNQETNTASSSSNGSASCFSWEDSNNYYINNSASMCVSSSLHQQEDSLQQWMENVDSMFSWDCFNQI is encoded by the exons ATGGGAAGGCAACCTTGTTGTGATAAGATTGGGTTGAAGCGAGGTCCATGGACGATTGAAGAAGATCATAAGCTTATGAACTTCATTCTGTATAACGGTATTCATTGCTGGAGAAGGGTTCCCAAGCTTGCag GTTTGTTAAGATGTGGGAAAAGTTGCAGATTAAGATGGATTAATTATTTAAGACCTGACCTGAAGAGAGGTGCTTTTACGGAAGCTGAAGAGGACCAGATTATTCAGATTCATTCTCGTCTTGGAAACAG GTGGTCGAAGATTGCTTCACATTTTCCTGGTCGAACTGATAATGAGATCAAGAACCACTGGAATACTCGGATTAAGAAGAGGTTGAAGCTCCTGGGTTCAGACCCTGTGACGCACAAGCCCATCGACAAAATTGAAGAGAATATTAGTAAAACTCCTGCAGAAGAGAAAgtggaagaagaaattaatattcCAGAAGAGAAAGTGGAAGTAAAAGAAGAAGCGAAATTAATAACCATGGATGACACAGCTTCTCTTTTAAACAACTACGacatgttgtgtggaaatttggaGATGGGGTCGATTTTGTTTAACCAAGAAACCAACACAGCTTCGAGCAGTTCAAATGGCAGTGCATCTTGTTTCTCCTGGGAAGATTCAAATAATTACTACATCAACAACAGTGCTTCAATGTGTGTGTCGTCTTCTCTACATCAGCAAGAAGATTCGCTGCAGCAATGGATGGAAAATGTGGATTCGATGTTCTCATGGGACTGCTTCAATCAAATATAA
- the LOC123223680 gene encoding E3 ubiquitin-protein ligase RNF168-like: MVREEPSQSPQDPKQTNPVTGNGQNGESLFSPRFKSVAAMAGWDEEAILVAALVVEDTPVRESKHKKRSDPLFKSPHSSSRRKRRAPRRSPVSIPLPVLDLDEEESAKEEKEIQNVELKEKTTKEEKKINEDELSEQSSKVSCSNSVLPCMDKLREELSCAICLEICFEPSTTTCGHSFCKKCLRSAADKCGRKCPKCRQLISNGRSCTVNTVLWNTIQLLFPREVEARKAAGALNSQEADHEKLQRGIQNNVRTRNLRPSTVSNRDSSTRRREISSQDEGEDAELTQELLRENGSLRFYNNIRTRASSMRRSIANQDEVAALALRMERENLARLVSRNASVRRRNTRSQDDGDAALALRLQREEFMEASRGTDEQSGRSIYLARANLRAMASRAFNNRMRGRLS, from the exons ATGGTTAGGGAAGAACCGAGTCAAAGTCCCCAAGACCCAAAACAAACTAACCCAGTCACTGGAAATGGCCAAAATGGTGAGAGTCTGTTCAGCCCCAGATTCAAATCTGTGGCTGCCATGGCTGGTTGGGACGAGGAGGCCATTCTTGTTGCCGCCCTTGTTGTCGAAGACACGCCTGTTCGGGAGTCTAAGCACAAGAAACGATCTGATCCGTTATTCAAGTCTCCGCACTCCAGTTCACGAAG GAAACGTAGAGCTCCAAGAAGGAGTCCAGTGTCGATTCCTCTGCCCGTTTTAGAccttgatgaagaagaaagtgcCAAAGAAG AGAAAGAGATTCAGAATGTAGAATTGAAAGAGAAGACAACgaaagaggagaagaaaataaatgaagatgaattgaGTGAACAGAGCTCTAAAGTTTCTTGCTCAAATTCGGTTCTCCCATGCATGGATAAACTGAGGGAAGAACTTTCTTGTGCG ATATGTCTGGAGATTTGCTTTGAACCTAGTACCACAACTTGTGGACACAG TTTCTGTAAGAAATGTTTGAGATCTGCTGCTGATAAATGTGGGAGGAAGTGTCCAAAGTGCAGGCAGCTAATTAG CAATGGAAGATCTTGCACTGTGAACACAGTTCTTTGGAACACAATTCAGCTTCTGTTTCCCCGAGAGGTTGAAGCAAGAAAGGCTGCTGGAGCTTTAAATAGCCAAGAAGCTGATCATGAAAAACTACAAAGAGGGATTCAGAATAATGTCAGGACTCGAAATTTGAGACCTTCAACTGTATCAAACAGGGATTCAAGTACAAGAAGAAGAGAGATATCAAGCCAAGATGAGGGTGAGGATGCTGAATTAACTCAAGAGTTGTTGAGAGAAAATGGTtcattaagattttataataatataaggaCACGTGCATCAAGTATGAGGAGGAGCATAGCAAACCAAGATGAAGTGGCCGCATTAGCTCTACGAATGGAAAGGGAAAATCTTGCACGACTAGTAAGTAGAAATGCAAGTGTAAGAAGGAGAAACACAAGAAGCCAAGATGATGGAGATGCTGCATTAGCTCTAAGATTGCAAAGAGAAGAGTTCATGGAGGCCTCTAGAGGAACTGATGAGCAGTCTGGCAGATCTATTTACTTGGCTAGAGCAAACTTGAGAGCCATGGCATCCAGAGCATTTAATAACCGAATGAGAGGCCGCCTATCATAG